Part of the Caretta caretta isolate rCarCar2 chromosome 7, rCarCar1.hap1, whole genome shotgun sequence genome is shown below.
AGCACTCCTCGGTCCTGTGACATCCCTGGCTACGAGCCAGGACCAACACTGGGCTGTGTCCCAGGGGGGTGCGAGGGTTCGCTCGCTCTCAGGAAGCAGTTGCACTAAGGAGAAGCTGCTGCCCCGGGGAGCAATAGGCAGCTTCGTGGGGGAGCCTCCAAGGCAGGCGAGGCCCGTGTCAGGCCCggcatgggctgggctgggggcactgcAGGCCCATGGCAGGAGGGTCCCCAGAAAAACAAGGTGCAGCCGGTGGGGTCTTTCAGGGACCCCCAGTCTCACCCAACTTGGGAACAAACCCTGTTGTACTGCCCCCCGCTCCTTCGTTCTGCATGGCCTCACTGGGGAGCAGTGAGCAAACCCCCCATTCCTGCGCAGTGACCAGCTGGTTCCAAAGGGACCCCCCCCCTTCCTAGAGCCACCGACTGAAGCGGGGCACTGCCCAGGGTCGGCCCGGTCCCCGTTCACACCCGCTAGCTGCTGGGACTTGGGGATGGGCCTGGCTAGAACTGGGGCGAGGGGATTAAaagttgttagagagcttattccttcactctcccacttccctggttcttctcacatgaacagagagcaacaatacccgaagtccgaaggtgcaaacaattcgatgtttattggggtgaacttccagcaagctaaatacaagttcctttttccttattttcgaatcccaacttacttcctgtttgcccctaatttatatagtaatattcttagctatacattaaccaatcattctactaaaatttaactaaccaatcctaacatggattagctaaccaattatatcccaccaccttaattagtttacacccagcaaaattaattatacagcagacagaagcaatcacagaaccagacagagaccatgccaataaacaatagcaaagtgggaactataatgacaaaacaatacagaagtgaggatttcacaactacatctgtaaagacataagagtttcccagctgtgtctattgataagtgagttcttaccagacagaaaactatcaacctcaatttccttttacagcttctaggcacttccctttctctggaggtgataggcactataaggacaggattaaattcctaacagcccaatagcaccttatttcaatgtgactagtttggaatgtgaggatctgaccattcgcttcccagcttacggCTGcatctgtcgcttagccaaaggccttagcctaagaacagggcctcagactgtcacagtgagagaaggcccttacactggcagacagtgattttgattctttcttttatacctctataactagccaagtgataggaatacacctaaattcttagagtataggcctttacagacaggcctgaatatctatatcctaacactccaccccttttttttctttttcttttgggatcctcctgcccaggtatccctggaaaagcataggacatatggcgacacatttcctgatagggccaggcatcgaggtggaaggtgtcgatgctccatctgtcccactgccccttgtgtagtatagtgccctgcaccttctctcgtacgggcataccacacctattccaattagtgttccagacttcccagtgtagtgggcccgagaaggttgggtccaggttgtctagtacacttgggggggcttactacattacttataagttataattagtggctgttctctagggggttgtgccccccttgatcgtttccatatgcaatgtaacacacaTATAGTTAACAATACACTAGCTGCTATGATACTCCACAGCAACACcaagagtcctgaccactgcagtatggtccaacatcctggccaccaccaaaaacactgcttctcctcctttgataaggttaaaattttgtcagcaccatcctgtagtgtgtattgtaagtgtgtccaactgttgtcgcttgcagcaagttgctcttgtaatctttgtgtacttttgtccatattgtgtgtccattgaatattcacagtgaaatttggtattgtccaaaccaaCTCAACTACTTGGTACGGTATCGGGTAGTAGGTGCTGGTTCGATTGTTTACAACGATTGAGTCCACTGATCCATTGGTGCACCATAGTCCAGGTGGCAGAGTATAGAAGTTCATAATTTTGtcatacactggaaggattttgcctcctagtgttatattgcaggattgcatacattcccaacagaatacaccataccccatatacattacccctaaatgccccccctttgcaataggccattgatcctgctcctccatagtcataggagaggggcacatccatattcctcctctggatatacaactgcttaatgtgatgacagtccaatttaccccattccatgccccccacctattccctagtggctcccaacgtgctcccccttccctacttACTCCCATAGGGTACAAGGGAACCACCTTAtctgcatttccttcccatggtatcatagtaacaactacacaagaactgtccccacaggtcggggatattattttccaggtagatgggtatgtttttgcaattgtggATAAATATGGGCTAGCTTCCCGATTCAATACTGaaggccattgttctgaccaagcatctctcataatatccattaacattattaactgagcattttgaatacctatgcacacttctccccatgttagtcttctgaagccatcttctacccatgtcaccaggtcccctgcccaatgagttaactgcaagtttacctctactgctgtcctccaccctgtggcaactgctgatagttgctgtgccattaatttattaatttgttgttgaaatttcacattttggcttactaattgtttggttacccactcgtcccccagattccatgtacccagcatagtgttcccagctgcccacaatccccttttccgacgacgattccaggtgtgtcccctcacccatgcattgaattgttgtttcaatccttttatgtacatactacaattaggatggatttggtccacccaccattccttggGGCGTACCACCCATGTAATAGAGTGAAAGGACACGTTAAAAAGGTctgcacctgctcccacaatGGCTCCCAGACATTTGCTCGTCGGGGAATATtcttggctccaggctgtggccactttaaatttggattcttccaacttggcatccatatcacctgtagggttacattctgtaaaatggttaactcATCGTACACCCAGCATCCCAAAGGGGATTTTACACCTaatgtaatatgtacataacaatcacaccctcggggattatcttccatggaagtaccattgtggttacatatggtaacatcacaccctaaatgtggggccctattttcccaagagggttcatttgctccaggggaccagagggttatattctttggaccctctgtaacaaaccacatagctgggtaactgtgtttttcactatcgttaatcatggcagcacccagggagtaccatgcaatatttcctgataaatttgatattctccacctggttgggattcccccaccccccattcctgcGCAGTGACCAGCTGGTTCCAAAGGGACCCCCCCCCTTCCTAGAGCCGCCGACTGAAGCGGGGCACTGCCCAGGGTCGGCCCGGTCCCCGTTCACACCCGCTAGCTGCTGGGACTTGGGGATGGGCCTGGCTAGAACTGGGGCGAGGGGATTAAAAGTGACGGCTGAAGGAActtgctcccccttccccctcccccctccctcagccccattGTCATCTCCCACCCCTTTCGCCAGGCCGAGTTAAACAAgggacccccccccactccccaacttTTGGGCTTCTCCAGAAAGGGCCAGAGGGAGGCgctgctgagccaggcccagTTCTCCCCGCAGGGTGGCTGCAGAGCTAGGGAGTTTtataactgaggcagagagacaaAAACGGGGCGGGAGAAAGCGATGGAGAAACACTAGGGGGGTGGCAGGGGACGAGGGGGCTGGAAAATGCCCAGCAAGAGAGAGACTGGGTGTTTTCAGGCAGAAAGGCCAGTGGGTGCCGCCCGCTCCCCAActgtctaggtcagtggttctcaacctgcggcctgtgGGCCGTTTGCGGCCCatatgacatcctcagggccatacagccGGTCctggatgcggcccacaatggtaaataggttgagagccGCTGGTCTAGGTGAAAGGTGGAGAAGCTGAGAGATGGGCAGAGGCCGTAGGGCGCACGCTGCGATTATCCAGCCACGCGTCCCAAACAAAGCCCGTCGGTGCCAGTTTTCCAGGGCGAGTCCGGCCGTGCGCTCACTGGTGAGATTTGTCTGCCAAGCCCCTCAGAAGGCAAATGGGCGCCTGCAGAAACAGCCCAACTTCGAGGCGCCGGAGGCTCTGAAGTGCCAGGGTTTGGAAGCTGGATGCCGAGGGCTGCCCGCCTCCCACCGCAGAAGAGAAccgacatggggggggggggctgcagctgcGCTCCCCTGGCAGGGGGGCATGGAAGGGCTAGCGTGGGGGGAGCGGTGGGATGGCACTGAGCAGGTGAGGGTCAGGGGAGCGCCGGTGGCGTGaacacgatccagtggctggaagttgaagctggggCTGGAAACAAGAAGTCCATTTTGAACAGTGAGCATGGCTGCGGGGGCAACCTGGGGTGATGGTGGTGCTGGGCCATTGCAGGGCAATGCAGTGACAGGACGCCTTCCCAGGGGGGTGGGGACCATGCCACCCTGCCCTCTGTTGCTTTTTGATCCTGGGCAGGAGAGATACTCAGCTGGCCACCCCCTTTCTCCATTCTGCCCGCTGGGGCGGGTTCCTTTCCTGCCTCACTGCCCTAGCTGCACCAGGCGGGCACAACTGGGCAGGTATGGTTGATGCTGCTGCTCTGAAGCCTCTGCTGGGCCGTGGCCTGTTGCTACGTGACATCTCCTCGTGGGTGTCTGGCATCATCTTCAATCTGGACCAGTCCCTAGGTCCTCAGACCCAGGCTTTGGCTAGGCCTCGCTGATTCTTTCTGCAGAATATCCCCGAGCTATGGCCCTGCCCAGCCGCCCACACAGCGAAACGCTTGGCCGGGTTCTCCTCCTCTCGCAGCTCGACTATtgccactgtgctaggtgctgtacatacaacAGTCCCCGCCCCCCAGGAGATTATAATCACCGTTgaccagacagacaaaaggtaggtgaaccccattttacagaaagcgGAACGAGGCCCAGAGACATTGACTTGCCCCTGGTCACCCCAGGATGTCTTTGCACCTTGCGGGGAGGGACCCCAGTTCTTGTCTGACCTGTAACAGGTTACACAGAGCTGGGCTTAGCGCTCAGATCTGCTGAGTTCCAACCCGGTACCTGAACCCCCAGCTCAGCCTGTCCGCTCCCTCCTGCCCTTTCTCCAGTGCCTGATGTTTCTTGGCCAGCGGTGCTGAGCCCTGCGGCTTTCAACAAAGTTATCGGcaggcccagcgccccccccacctcccccaaaacTCAGCCCCTGGTGTCCAGGCCTCAGACTCAGCTCTGTCCCCAGGTGTCCGGTGATGCCCCCCCTCCCTGCGAGGGACGGAGGCTCACTGTCTAATGCACATCCCTCACTGGGGAAAGGTTTTGCCGCACACGCTGGTCTTGCCCGCTTGGGCTGGGCTCAGCCCGTCTTCTGCAGCGAGCTCTGTAATCGGTGTCGTCCTCAGCACCTTCCTTCAAGGCCCATAAAGCTTCTGCTAACAGCTGCCCTGGTTGTTGAATTCTCCAGCCAAAACGCCCTCTCGTGCACCACGGTTCTCTGAGGTACAAAGTGTGCGCCAAACCCCGCCGGAGCCCTCCCACTGTCTTCGGAAAAGGGGAAAGGTTAAAAGacaggctctgcctgctccccgcAGCGTAGGCTGACGAGTGAACTGGGATGGCTTTGGTTTCCTGCTGGAGTTCAGCTGCAGGGTGATATCTTGCAGGGTGCAGGTCCAGTCTGCCCACTCGGCCGTGCGGCTCTCTGGGGCCTGGAAGGAGTGGCTCTTTAGGGGGATCCATCTGCCTTCAGGACTCCCCCCCTTCCATTTGCAGCCTTTGCTGCtactttccttctctttctcttctccgCCTGCGAGGCGGCCTTTACTTCTGACGCCATGTCATGAGTCCGATATGGGCTGATGACTGGGCTTCCAGCCCAGAGAGAGACCCCAGGTTCCTTCATGCAGTGCAGGGCAAGCTGTTGCATGCTCAGAGAAGCTATGAGAGAGGCAGGGTGCGGGGAAGGAGTATCTTTATCGTACCAAcgtctgtgggtgagagagacgcgcttgtctctctaatagcctgggccCGACACGGCTCTGCCACCACGTACGTCGCACACGGCGCCAGCCCGTGGCTGACCAGTGTAGCACCGCTGAGCACTCGGTTACTAGAGTCCCTGAGAGAGCCCAGCCCACGACAGACCAAGCCCAGAGCCTTGCATGGGACCCGGGAGTGAGCCTATGGGGCAGGGGAGCTTGCTGGGCCTCGGGGGCGCTCCAGCTGGGCTGCCAGGCATCGCTTTGGCTGCAGCCAGGTCAGGCGGCCACAGCGAAAGCTGGGAGAAGCTGGAGCCGCGTTGGGTGCATGGGAGCATCCGGTTTTCACCGCTGGGGCCAGCTGCGTGTCCCACCTGGGTGACCTGTGGCCAGAGACGCTCGACTGGCGGTGGGattggagctgcagctgctcctcctcaCTGCCCTTTCCCCTGGGCCCAGCGGGAGCCAGGTGCCCCCCATCCTGCAGGCAGGAGCTCCTGTGCTGGGCGCACAAGGATGGAGAGATGAGACACACTCCCCCCCGCAGCAGCTCATCTCACTTGTGACCTCGCAGAGAGGGGCTGGGTGCGGGGCGGGGAGAGCAGCTCGCGGCTCTGCCGTCTTCCCCCTCCTGCCGGGGCCGCGTCAGACCCCTGGCCATAGCTGCACTGACGCCTGCTCGTGTCTCTCCTCTCTCCTAGCACCTCACCTTTCCACTGCTCGCCACCACCCTGCTGGCTTCCTTCGGCTCCTCCCTGCTTTACGGCTACAACCTGGCAGTGGTGAACTCGCCGGCTGTGGTAAGAACTGGgtccgtctgtctgtctttgTGGGGGAAAGTCGCTCCCTCCCCGGACTGGGAAATCCTAAGCCAGGCAGATACCTTGACCCAGCGGGTCTCCAGCAGGCAGATGAATTATACTGACCGCggtgcggccacctctggggtgttgAGCAGCAGGCCTAGGAGCAGGAAAAGAGAGGCAGCATCCAGGTGACGCTGCAGGGAGAAATGAGGGGATCAGGATGGgatcacctgagccaggaggatgCCCTGCTCATACCCCGACTCTGACGAAACGCCCCATGGGAACTTTACTGACCATGACCGGGCAGGACCAACATTTACCCACCCCCACAGCGCCCCTTAGCACCATGGCTTAGTGCTGACGTGGAAGGAAGAGCCTCCCCTTACTAATTACCTTTGGGAAGTTCTCGCACTGATGCTAACAGGTCGGATCACAAAGCATCGTGGGGTCAGATCAGGGGCTTGGTAACCCAGCCCCCCCGGcacagggagaagcagagcgggttGAAGATTTCCCAGTAGAACGGTTTTGCCATTTTGTCGAAATCTAAACTTCCCAGGGAAACATGTCCTTTTTGACGACGTTTCACCGGGAAAACACTGTGAAGCCACGCATCGGCCCCAGTCGGACTGTTCGCTTTGACCTTGCCAGAATGGCCCGTTTCCGTTGGTCATCTGGAAACCGTTTTGGTTTGAAATCCGAGGTGGTTGTGGACAATATCAGATAACTTGGAAGGGAAGCTCGCGGCGTTGCTAAAACGGGAGGTTTCGACGGACCCGAAACGATGTATTTCCCGGAATTCCCTGGCGCAGGACATTTTGAAATTGGCTGTTTTCGTTCCTGGTTTGGAATGGAAGTGAAGTTTGAAATGTTGGGATTTCCCGCCCCCCAAATCCTGCATTTCAAGCCGCTCTGGTGCGAGGGGAAGCGGGACCAGCTCTCTGAGGTGTTGAGAGAGGAAGCCCTGAAATGATCAGAAGCTGGGAGTGTTACAGACACATTCAAAGACCCCGTAGGGCCGGCAATCCAAGCGCCGTGGGCACCCCGCTCTGCTAGCCCCCGTCTCTCTGCCTTGCAGCACATAAAGGCCTTCTACAATGCCACCTGGTCCCGGCGCTACGGGCAGAGCCTGAGCCAGGAGCTGCTCACCGTCATGTACTCGCTGACCGTCTCGGTCTTCGCCCTGGGGGGGCTGGTGGGCTCGTTTCCAGTTGGGATGCTCGTCACTCGATACGGGAGGTAagatgggtgcaggaggggggcaggacagggggccCATAGGGGGTGCACCCGTAGCCTGGCTAGAGGAAATAGAGGGGAGGATGGTGGCTTGTCTGCCCCGGTGCCAGTCATGGGGTGCCCGCCTCTAGACCAGATGGAGCAGGGGGATGCCCAGCAAATGGAGTCAGCAGCATTAAGCTCTGCCAGGGGTAGCGGAGAGGAGAAGCCAGCCTGACACATGCCCCACTCttatgggggcagggagagctgccaggaatgccccccccccaagctccccATGGGACTGGGATGGAGAAGAGCGGGGAACGGCTGTTGGATGGAGGAAGAGAGAGCACGGAGCATCCTGCGGGGGCGTCATGCCCTGCAGAAGGGGGGCCCATGCCAGGTGGAAGGCTGATGTCCTGCCTGCCCCCCTGCTAGGAAGGGCACCCTTGTGCGGAGCACGCTGCTCGTCTTCCTGGCCGGCTTTCTGATGGGCTTCAGCCGCTACCTGGAGTCGCCCGAGATGGTCATGGCTGGCCGCTTCGTCATGGGGCTGCATTCAGGTAACGCCCTGCGTGGGCTGCCCCACCGCCTCccaggggctctgcctggctccggCACCCAGCCAGGCCTGCCTCGGCgctggccctgctctgccccttgctAACCCAGCGCCGGGCGGGTTTGCATCTCCCTCTGCGGCAGGAACGGGACCCGCCGGTGCCAGCCCAGACGCGCACGTGGCCGCGGCTCCGTCCGCCATGGGGTTGGGCTGCTGCatgggcgggaggaggggggcaggacgGACCCGCTGGGGCTGTGCCCTCCTGGGGGTCAAAGTGCCTCATGACCAAGAGGGGTGTCCCGGGATTGAACAGCCAGGCCCAGGGCATTCTGGGAGGAGAGGAGCTTGGCTGGAGCCTGCCCGGGGAGCTGCCCCTCCGTCCCAGTTGGGGTATTGGGTCTAGGGGGGATCCAGAGGGTGCCCTGCCTGGTGCCCAGTGTGACTCCAATTTCCTCCCCCGCCGCCTCCACATCCCGCGTGGCTGCTCCTTGCCCTGCCCATCTCCTTCTCCGCCCCAGGTATCTGTCTCAGCGTGGTGCCCATGTACCTGGGAGAAATCGCCCCCAAGACCCTGCGTGGCTTCCTGGGCCTGGTGCCCAGCATCTTCATCTGCCTGGGGGTCTTCTCCGCTCAAGTCCTGGGCCTGCCGGAGCTGCTGGGGGAGGTCAGTGCTGCTGAAATGCCCCTGAACCGCTGCTGcttcctcccagcccccatgAGCTCCGGCCCCGCGGGAGGGTGGCCAGGGATGGGGGCGTCTCCTGGGGGTCTCCAGGGTCCTGTGTCTGCTGTGCAAAGCGCTACGCTTGGGGAGGAAAAATCACATGCACAGCTGTGCACGGGGCCTGCCTGGATCTGCAGCTGGGCTGCTCTGACAAGGATCTCAGGGTTCCAGGGGCTCTGCCAAAGAGGCTGAGATCAGGCCGGGGAGTATTAACTGGGTGGCCGCACGTCCCACCCGGGAGGTGATCATCTCGCTcggctggagtcctgtgtccagttccgggTGCCGCACTTTAGGAAAGCGGgggagtccagcagagagcagcagaaaggATCAAAGATTTGGAAAGGCTGatctctgaggaaaggttaaaacccTGGGCATGTGTAGTCTGGAGATAGGAGGTCTGAGGGGGATCTGGGTACAGACTGCGCATCTGTGAAGGGCTGGTATCAAGGCgacagggatcaattgttctccatgtccactgaaggcaggacaagaagcaatgggcttaatccgCAGCGAGGGAGATTTAAATTagacattagaatcatagaatatcagggttggaagggacctcaggaggtcatctagtccaatcccctgctcaaagcaggaccaaaccccaactaaatcttcccagccagggctttgtcaagctgggccttaaaaacctctaaggatggagattccaccacctccctaggtaacgcattccagtgcttcaccaccctcctagtgaaaaagtttttcctaatattcaacctaaacctcccccactgcaacttgagaccattactcctcgttctgtcatctgctaccactgagaacagtctagatccatcctctttggagccccctttcaggtagttgaaagcagctatcaaatcccccctcattcttctcttctgcaggctaaataagcccagttccctcagcctctcctcgtaatcatttttgttgccctctgctggactctctccaatttgtccacatcccttctgtagtggggggcccaaaactggacacaacactccagatgtggcctccccagagctgaatagaggggaataatcacttccctcgattggctggcaatgctcctactaatgcagcccaatatgccgttagccttcttggcaacaagggcacactgctgactcatatccagcttctcgtccactgtcatccccaggtccttttccgcagaactgctgcttagccagtcggtccccagcctgtagcggtatatgggattcttccttcctaggtgcaggactctgcacttgtccttgttgagcctcatcagatttcttttggccccatcctccaatttgtctaggtccctctggaccctatcgctaccctccagcgtatctacctctccccccagcttggtgtcatccatgaacttgctgagggtgcagtccaccccatcctccagatcattaatgaggaaaggttaaaacccTGGGCACATGTAGTCTGGAGACAGGAGGGAAACGTTTCTAACTCTACGGTGCTTAAGATCTGGAATAGGCGCccgagggaggttgtgaaatcccatCACTGGAGGCCTCTAGGAaggaggttggacaaacacccctCAGGGGTGGTCTGGGTTGATTTGGTCCTGCCTGAGCGCATCTCCCTGCCTGGCTCGTTGCAGGATGGATACTGGCCGCTCTTCCTGTCCCTGGTGGTCATTCCcgccctcctgcagctcctgctgctgcactgGTTCCCCGAGAGCCCCCGCTACCTTCTGATTGAGAAGAACAACATCTGGGGGGCCACGGATGGTGAGTGGAGCCCTCCTGGCGGGGGGGGTGGTGGCTGATGTATCCCCTAgggccaggctgctcccagaaccGGGTGAGGGGGGATTAGGTCTTACTGTGTCCTACCCCGTCCCAAATCCCAAAGAGACACATGATCCTGGAACTGCAGGCCCAAGAGCCCCCggaccagattctgtgctggTGCAAATCAGCTACGGCTCTGCTGACCATCCAGAGCactgcctccccctcccggccCAGCCAGCTGCGGGAAGGCTCCTGCCTGCTCACCTCTCCAGGGTCCCGGGTTCAAGCCGCAGTCCGTtgtgctgcagaggtggctgcatcctcccccagccctgacccagcAGAGGGGCGTCCTCTGTGCTGGGGCTGCTGACaggggaagccggggagggccaGGTGCGGAGGGGCATTTCCCTCTTTGTTGCACCATAAAGTGTCTGGGTGCCTCCAACCCTCCTGACGTCAGCCGCACAGCGcgatggggcagggcagggcctgtacagaggggaactgaggcacaggggcgCACAGCTGGGAATTGAGCCCAGATCGCCtgcgtcccagcccagtgccttcgCTTTGCACCGCTCTCCCCAGCGCTGCGCTGGTTCCTGGGGAAGGACGACGTGCGGGACGTGCTGGAGGAGATGCGGGAGGAGCAGCACTCGCTCTCCTCCGTGGAGACCATCTCCGCCTGGCAGCTCCTGCGGGACGGCTCCGTGCGCTGGCAGACCCTCTCTGTGGCGGTGATCAACATGGGCATGCAGCTCTCTGGGATCGATGCGGTAAGTGCTGCCAGGCCCACGCCCCATGCCCTGGAGGGGAGCTGCCCTCGGCCCCCCAcgtcccctgccccagagaggggCTCCCCCAGGTCTCCCTGCACCTTCGGCCCTGGTGGGGAGCTCACCCCGTGCCCTGGAGGGGCTTCTGTCTCCCAAGAGCCTCCTGGCCCATTGACTCCTTGGCCTAGCAGGGAAATAGTCGTGCTGATCATGCAGCAGGTCCCTGCAATGGGGACCCTGGCCCAGGAGGAGCTAGGCTGAGCCCCCCCAGCTCGTCTCACCCAGAGCCAGCGAGCATCCCTGGGTCGGAACAGCCTCCAGTCCCATCCCAAGGCAGGCTTT
Proteins encoded:
- the LOC125640115 gene encoding solute carrier family 2, facilitated glucose transporter member 9-like; the protein is MEGRPALHAHRRITGHLTFPLLATTLLASFGSSLLYGYNLAVVNSPAVHIKAFYNATWSRRYGQSLSQELLTVMYSLTVSVFALGGLVGSFPVGMLVTRYGRKGTLVRSTLLVFLAGFLMGFSRYLESPEMVMAGRFVMGLHSGICLSVVPMYLGEIAPKTLRGFLGLVPSIFICLGVFSAQVLGLPELLGEDGYWPLFLSLVVIPALLQLLLLHWFPESPRYLLIEKNNIWGATDALRWFLGKDDVRDVLEEMREEQHSLSSVETISAWQLLRDGSVRWQTLSVAVINMGMQLSGIDAIWFYTNTIFQHAGIPGPEIPYTTVGTGAIEVLAGLLGCFTIEKLGRRPLIVIGFSFMGICCASITLALVLQATVPWMRYLSVACVIGIIAGFCMGPAGVPFLMTAELFKQSHRPAAYIVGGSLNWLSNFTVGFVFPFLQMSAGAFCYLVFCGVCVLVALYVYIVIPETKNKTFMEINQIFATRHPFLAAPAGAVKMVPLGSYGALENSSLELSGSSRE